A window of Haliscomenobacter hydrossis DSM 1100 contains these coding sequences:
- a CDS encoding SRPBCC family protein — MKYPFVLKTSMEIAAPIEKVCATLTEPESVKILFWGSELVTTWEVGTPIAYRGEWEGVEFEDHGTVLAFDPPHLVKYNYWSSFAKDELADLPENYQTITYSFEPSESGTTVTIEQDNIRSAEVKEHSEQNWQHLLGAIKSMLEVPA, encoded by the coding sequence ATGAAATATCCTTTTGTTCTTAAAACCAGTATGGAAATTGCCGCACCAATTGAAAAAGTATGCGCAACGCTCACTGAACCCGAGTCTGTAAAAATCCTCTTTTGGGGCTCTGAATTAGTCACCACTTGGGAGGTAGGCACGCCTATTGCCTATCGTGGGGAATGGGAAGGTGTAGAATTTGAAGACCACGGCACCGTGCTGGCATTTGACCCGCCACATCTTGTCAAATACAATTACTGGAGTAGTTTCGCCAAAGATGAACTGGCAGATCTTCCTGAAAACTACCAAACCATTACCTACTCTTTTGAACCGAGTGAAAGCGGAACCACAGTCACCATCGAACAAGACAATATCCGTTCAGCAGAGGTGAAGGAGCACAGTGAGCAGAATTGGCAACACCTGCTTGGCGCCATCAAAAGTATGTTGGAAGTGCCGGCGTAA
- a CDS encoding YceI family protein, with the protein MATWTIDPSHSEITFKVRHLMISTVKGNFGTFDATLEGDESNDFADAKVTFSADVTSISTGNEQRDGHLKSPDFFAAEEYPKLSFVSTGLEKAGDKKYKLHGDLTIRATTKPVTLDVEYTGSMVDFYGNTKAGFDIKGSINRLEYGLSWNAVTEAGGIVVSEDVKLELDVQMSKN; encoded by the coding sequence ATGGCAACCTGGACCATCGATCCATCGCACTCAGAAATTACCTTTAAAGTTCGTCACTTGATGATTTCAACCGTGAAAGGAAATTTTGGAACATTTGACGCAACCCTGGAAGGCGACGAAAGTAATGATTTTGCCGATGCCAAAGTTACGTTCTCTGCGGATGTAACCAGCATCAGTACGGGCAATGAGCAACGCGACGGCCACCTGAAATCTCCCGATTTTTTTGCAGCTGAAGAATATCCAAAACTCAGCTTTGTATCCACTGGTTTGGAGAAAGCAGGTGATAAGAAATACAAACTGCACGGTGACCTCACCATTCGTGCTACCACCAAACCTGTAACGCTGGATGTAGAATACACGGGTTCAATGGTGGACTTTTACGGCAATACCAAGGCCGGTTTCGACATCAAAGGAAGCATCAATCGTTTGGAATATGGCCTCAGCTGGAATGCAGTGACCGAAGCTGGCGGGATTGTAGTCAGTGAAGACGTGAAGTTGGAACTCGATGTACAAATGTCGAAAAACTAA
- a CDS encoding ArsC family reductase, giving the protein MLTIYGIPNCDTVKKARTWLENHGINYTFHDYKLEGLSPEKLAQWLQQRAWTEVLNARSTTWRELPQATKDTVIDADSAATVLLENLSMIKRPLVEQDGKVLLIGFDQKQWEVGLRDV; this is encoded by the coding sequence ATGCTCACTATTTACGGAATACCCAATTGTGACACGGTGAAAAAAGCCCGCACCTGGCTGGAAAACCACGGAATTAACTATACTTTTCACGATTACAAGCTCGAAGGATTGAGCCCTGAAAAACTTGCCCAATGGCTACAACAGCGTGCATGGACCGAAGTGCTCAATGCCCGCAGTACCACCTGGCGCGAACTGCCTCAAGCAACAAAAGATACGGTAATCGATGCTGATTCCGCAGCGACCGTACTTTTGGAAAACCTTTCGATGATCAAACGCCCCCTGGTAGAGCAGGACGGGAAAGTACTTTTGATTGGTTTTGATCAAAAACAGTGGGAAGTGGGTTTAAGAGATGTCTAA
- a CDS encoding NADP-dependent oxidoreductase — translation MMNKQLILVKRPVGMPDASTWKLETQAIPALEDGQVLIQQHYISLDPAMRGWLNDAKSYIPPVGIGEVMRAGSVGQIIAANNHPTLAIGDYVSGNGGVQQYVISEGKGWFKVDPTLASLPTYIGTLGMPGQTAYHGLLDVGKAKAGETIVVSGAAGAVGSVVGQIAKIKGCKVVGIAGGPQNTKYLLEELGFDGAIDYKNEDVKAGLKRECPEGIDVYFDNVGGEILNIALSRLRFKARVVICGAVSQYNNTTPIVGPSNYLSLLVNRATMEGMVVFDYAKSYGSAAREMATWMKEGKLKTREDVYEGIENFYETFLRLFSGDKQGKLVLKVLED, via the coding sequence ATGATGAACAAACAGTTGATCCTGGTAAAACGGCCAGTGGGAATGCCCGACGCATCGACCTGGAAATTGGAAACCCAGGCGATTCCCGCCCTGGAGGATGGTCAGGTTTTAATCCAACAGCACTACATTTCGCTAGATCCTGCCATGCGCGGATGGCTCAACGACGCCAAGTCTTACATTCCCCCGGTAGGCATTGGTGAAGTCATGCGTGCGGGTTCAGTGGGACAAATCATCGCCGCAAACAATCATCCCACCCTGGCCATTGGCGATTATGTATCCGGCAATGGGGGCGTACAGCAATACGTGATCAGTGAGGGAAAGGGTTGGTTCAAGGTCGACCCCACGCTGGCCTCACTACCCACCTACATCGGGACTTTGGGCATGCCCGGACAAACGGCTTACCACGGCCTTTTGGACGTAGGGAAAGCCAAGGCAGGCGAAACCATCGTCGTATCTGGAGCAGCCGGAGCGGTGGGAAGTGTAGTAGGACAAATTGCCAAAATCAAAGGCTGCAAAGTAGTGGGCATCGCCGGAGGTCCTCAAAATACCAAATACCTCCTTGAAGAATTGGGATTTGACGGAGCCATTGACTACAAAAACGAAGACGTCAAAGCAGGTTTGAAGCGGGAATGCCCCGAAGGCATCGATGTGTATTTTGACAATGTCGGTGGTGAAATTTTGAACATTGCCCTCTCTCGGCTGCGCTTCAAGGCCCGCGTGGTGATTTGTGGTGCCGTCTCTCAATACAACAATACCACTCCCATCGTTGGCCCCAGCAATTATCTCTCCCTGTTGGTCAATCGTGCAACCATGGAAGGGATGGTTGTTTTTGACTACGCCAAAAGTTACGGAAGCGCCGCCCGCGAAATGGCCACCTGGATGAAAGAAGGTAAGTTAAAAACACGCGAAGACGTGTACGAAGGCATTGAAAACTTCTACGAGACTTTCCTGCGTTTGTTCAGTGGAGACAAACAGGGAAAACTGGTACTAAAAGTCCTGGAAGATTAA
- a CDS encoding DUF6089 family protein, giving the protein MRKMIYLLFWFCLPILGFAQEKRELRDSAHAQQRWDAGLFAGYSNVLGDLVVPNFTFNNPNFAYGFFIRHGISNRLAWKANLYSGRLSADDADYEELRGRNTSFSTPLIELSFNGEYELLGKSKRAVESSTFKVRFIPYLSLGAGLGFINPAVSYGGNPSLIDRETIDRNAKKTKTLLVIPFGVGIKADLSPHIYLGLEMGQRITFNDYIDGVKASGNPDDNDMYNIGGLSLGFHLNEKDTDRDGIPDSQDNCPTIKGSLDMQGCPDADGDGVTDLEDACKDVAGLKALQGCPDQDGDGIPDKDDQCPEVAGSALFAGCPDTDGDGIQDAADDCPTVAGLATLKGCPDADGDGITDEKDLCPNEAGTAANQGCPDKDNDGVLDKDDACPDIAGLKQFNGCPDTDNDGIEDRLDKCPTTFGLSSNNGCPEIKAEDKAVLAFAMSNVNFETNSAKLLASSLEVLDKVAEIMNRYPDFMLYMDGHTDNVGEEATNLRLSESRVLACSAYLQTKGISAANIRTQGFGESKPLADNKTAAGRRQNRRVEFRVEPK; this is encoded by the coding sequence ATGAGAAAAATGATCTACCTCTTGTTCTGGTTTTGTCTTCCTATATTGGGTTTTGCTCAGGAAAAAAGGGAATTGAGGGATTCCGCGCATGCTCAGCAGCGCTGGGATGCCGGACTCTTTGCTGGATATTCCAATGTGTTGGGCGACCTGGTCGTACCCAATTTCACGTTTAACAATCCCAATTTTGCTTACGGTTTTTTTATCCGTCATGGCATCAGCAATCGTTTGGCCTGGAAAGCCAATTTGTATTCGGGCCGCTTATCTGCCGATGATGCAGATTATGAAGAACTCCGCGGACGCAACACCAGTTTTTCTACACCCTTGATCGAACTGAGCTTCAATGGAGAGTACGAACTTTTGGGCAAATCCAAAAGAGCAGTTGAATCCAGCACATTTAAGGTGAGGTTTATACCTTATCTCAGTTTAGGGGCCGGACTTGGGTTCATCAACCCTGCGGTAAGTTATGGCGGGAACCCCAGCTTAATTGATCGGGAAACCATTGATCGAAATGCCAAAAAGACCAAAACGCTCTTGGTCATTCCATTTGGCGTGGGGATAAAAGCTGATTTGAGTCCCCATATTTACCTGGGATTGGAAATGGGACAAAGAATCACCTTTAACGATTACATCGATGGGGTAAAGGCTTCTGGCAATCCAGACGACAATGATATGTACAACATTGGCGGCCTTTCTTTGGGATTTCATTTGAACGAAAAAGACACTGACCGGGATGGCATCCCCGATAGCCAGGATAATTGCCCGACCATAAAAGGGTCACTGGACATGCAAGGCTGCCCGGACGCAGATGGTGATGGGGTGACCGACTTGGAAGACGCCTGTAAAGATGTAGCGGGTTTGAAAGCACTGCAAGGTTGCCCCGATCAGGATGGTGATGGTATTCCCGATAAAGATGATCAATGCCCGGAAGTCGCGGGTTCTGCTCTTTTTGCGGGCTGCCCGGATACCGATGGCGATGGCATCCAGGATGCAGCAGACGATTGCCCCACGGTAGCCGGACTTGCCACACTCAAGGGTTGCCCCGATGCAGACGGCGACGGGATTACAGATGAAAAAGACCTTTGCCCAAATGAAGCAGGTACTGCCGCCAACCAGGGCTGCCCGGATAAAGACAACGATGGCGTATTGGACAAAGACGATGCTTGTCCGGATATTGCCGGACTGAAACAATTCAATGGCTGCCCGGATACGGATAACGATGGCATCGAAGACCGCCTGGACAAATGCCCCACCACCTTTGGCTTGAGCAGCAACAACGGTTGTCCCGAAATCAAAGCGGAAGACAAAGCTGTTCTAGCTTTTGCCATGAGCAATGTCAATTTTGAAACCAATAGCGCCAAACTTTTGGCGTCGTCGCTAGAGGTATTGGACAAGGTTGCTGAAATCATGAACCGTTACCCCGACTTTATGCTCTACATGGATGGGCACACCGACAATGTTGGTGAGGAGGCAACGAACCTGCGTCTTTCGGAAAGTCGGGTATTGGCTTGTTCGGCTTATTTACAAACCAAAGGTATAAGCGCTGCCAACATTCGTACCCAAGGTTTCGGAGAAAGTAAACCCCTTGCAGACAACAAGACAGCGGCAGGACGACGGCAGAATAGACGGGTTGAATTCCGGGTGGAACCTAAATGA
- a CDS encoding reverse transcriptase domain-containing protein, translating to MRKISSGKEQIGNSPLRKPESNSRSCIRLFKIYSPLLIEPIFEADFEESSYGFRPERSSGDALGAIKGYLQEGKSEVLDADLSKYFDTIPHDKLLIGLKERISDPRILDLIGQWLKAPIYEDGQFKGGKKNKVGTPQGGVISPLLANIYLNLLDRIVNNPKSLFYQGGVKIVRYADDFVLMGKQIGEQVKEQLKSLLSRMGLSLNEQKTRTVEAKAESFDFLGFTIRYDKDLWDRNKRYWNIIPSQKSEQKIRDKIDTYLEAHGHYKGEQVSEDLNKLLRGWLNYFDIKGVSYPAVSKRRLRHYLQERLNRYYNRKSQRKCRLYGQRAFEALVEKYGLIDPTKYTSGGVRL from the coding sequence TTGCGCAAAATCAGCTCCGGAAAGGAGCAAATTGGCAATTCACCACTGAGAAAGCCCGAATCAAACTCAAGAAGTTGTATCCGACTATTTAAAATTTATTCACCACTACTAATAGAACCGATCTTTGAAGCGGACTTTGAGGAAAGTTCCTATGGGTTCCGGCCAGAACGCAGTTCTGGGGATGCACTAGGAGCGATCAAGGGTTATCTACAGGAAGGGAAGAGTGAAGTATTGGATGCGGACTTGAGTAAATACTTTGATACGATACCACACGATAAACTGCTGATTGGGCTAAAAGAGCGGATCAGTGATCCACGGATATTGGACTTAATCGGTCAATGGTTGAAAGCGCCGATATACGAGGATGGACAGTTTAAAGGGGGTAAGAAGAACAAAGTAGGGACACCACAAGGGGGCGTGATCTCGCCCTTACTGGCCAATATATACCTGAACCTATTAGATCGGATCGTGAACAATCCGAAGAGTTTGTTTTACCAAGGTGGAGTGAAGATAGTACGGTATGCAGATGATTTTGTGTTAATGGGCAAACAGATCGGAGAACAGGTGAAGGAGCAGCTCAAAAGCTTGCTAAGTCGAATGGGATTAAGCTTGAATGAGCAGAAAACCCGAACGGTTGAAGCAAAAGCGGAGAGCTTTGACTTTTTAGGGTTCACCATCCGCTACGACAAGGATTTATGGGATCGTAACAAACGCTACTGGAACATCATTCCAAGTCAGAAATCGGAGCAAAAGATCCGAGACAAGATTGATACATATCTTGAAGCACATGGTCACTACAAGGGAGAACAAGTGAGCGAAGACCTGAATAAGCTATTACGGGGATGGTTGAACTACTTTGACATCAAAGGGGTGAGCTATCCAGCGGTGAGCAAAAGACGGTTACGGCACTACCTGCAAGAGCGACTGAACCGTTACTATAACCGCAAGAGTCAACGGAAGTGTAGGCTTTATGGACAAAGAGCCTTTGAGGCATTAGTCGAAAAGTATGGACTAATCGACCCGACGAAATACACTTCCGGAGGAGTTCGCCTGTGA
- a CDS encoding IS630 family transposase → MIPAESSAAFVYQMEKVLDVYERPYDADFPVVCMDESPKQIIDYKQITISDGSRLQDSEYVRLGVAELFVAFEPLAGHREMTIEDDHTTTTWVNFMAAQMDTQYQEAKKVTWVMDNFVTHKPENFYKVFPPAQAKAYVDRMDFVYTPKHGSWLNMAEIQFALVGRDALDKPFKSKKEVEGAVKIWEIAQNQLRKGANWQFTTEKARIKLKKLYPTI, encoded by the coding sequence GTGATACCAGCAGAATCAAGTGCTGCTTTTGTGTACCAAATGGAAAAGGTATTGGATGTTTACGAAAGACCATACGACGCTGACTTTCCAGTAGTTTGCATGGATGAGTCTCCAAAGCAAATAATTGACTACAAGCAAATTACGATCTCAGATGGAAGTAGGTTACAAGATTCAGAATATGTGCGTTTGGGCGTTGCGGAATTATTCGTGGCATTCGAACCTCTCGCTGGCCATCGGGAAATGACCATTGAGGATGATCATACGACCACGACTTGGGTAAATTTCATGGCCGCTCAAATGGATACCCAATACCAAGAAGCTAAAAAGGTAACCTGGGTGATGGATAATTTTGTCACCCACAAGCCAGAAAATTTTTACAAAGTATTTCCACCTGCTCAGGCCAAAGCTTACGTGGATCGGATGGATTTTGTGTATACCCCCAAACACGGGTCATGGTTAAACATGGCAGAAATACAATTTGCTTTGGTGGGACGTGATGCTTTGGACAAACCCTTCAAAAGCAAAAAGGAGGTGGAAGGAGCAGTTAAAATTTGGGAGATTGCGCAAAATCAGCTCCGGAAAGGAGCAAATTGGCAATTCACCACTGAGAAAGCCCGAATCAAACTCAAGAAGTTGTATCCGACTATTTAA
- a CDS encoding helix-turn-helix domain-containing protein, with product MKARYRIHLSKKERETLLDWIKTGKRKAQHIQYCHILLNSDESEGRKPPRMTDVADRYQSTARTVERVKKAFCDEGMSLFEAKERKTRSDKKIDARAEAHLIALLCQSPPNDAPRWKLQMLADCLVELEIVESISKMSISKLLKKMNLSPSKKRNT from the coding sequence ATGAAGGCAAGATACAGAATACACCTGAGTAAAAAAGAGCGGGAAACGCTGCTGGATTGGATAAAGACAGGCAAGCGCAAAGCCCAACACATCCAATATTGCCATATTTTACTCAATAGTGATGAAAGTGAAGGTAGAAAACCACCACGAATGACGGACGTAGCAGACAGGTACCAGAGCACGGCAAGAACAGTGGAGCGAGTAAAAAAAGCATTCTGTGATGAAGGGATGTCTTTGTTTGAAGCCAAAGAAAGAAAAACGCGGAGTGATAAAAAGATAGATGCGCGAGCGGAAGCGCATCTCATTGCGCTGCTTTGTCAATCGCCACCCAATGATGCGCCTCGGTGGAAATTGCAAATGTTGGCAGATTGCTTAGTGGAATTAGAGATAGTAGAATCGATCTCTAAAATGTCGATCAGCAAATTGTTAAAAAAAATGAACTTAAGCCCTTCAAAAAAGCGCAATACGTGA
- a CDS encoding YdcF family protein: protein MFFFLSKALLFLIRPMFWVMLLAIAAFISKRAARRRRYALILVLFLIFFSNKGLFEAVCSLWELPPNKITQSYDIGILLGGYSKTDGYPQDGRHHFNASVNRLTQTLELYQQGKIRNILLTGGSSNIITKGQLEAQVVVDFIEDMGIPRTAVIVESQARNTWENALNSTQIIQAKYPKASCVLITSATHMRRARACFRKAGLDIEYYCTDYRRTKLGGWAWLKFEPGVIGDWEGLFKEWAGMLVYAMKGYV, encoded by the coding sequence ATGTTTTTTTTCCTGTCCAAAGCCCTATTGTTCTTGATTCGCCCGATGTTTTGGGTGATGCTGTTGGCCATCGCCGCATTCATCAGCAAGCGGGCGGCACGACGGCGACGCTATGCGTTAATTCTGGTGCTGTTCCTGATTTTTTTCAGCAACAAAGGCTTGTTCGAAGCGGTTTGTAGTCTTTGGGAACTCCCCCCCAACAAGATCACCCAATCCTATGATATTGGCATTTTGCTGGGCGGGTACAGCAAGACCGATGGTTACCCACAGGATGGGCGGCACCATTTCAACGCCAGTGTCAATCGCCTGACCCAAACGTTGGAACTGTACCAACAAGGCAAAATTCGCAATATTTTATTGACTGGCGGCTCTTCGAACATCATCACCAAGGGGCAATTGGAAGCGCAAGTGGTGGTTGATTTCATCGAAGACATGGGCATCCCGCGCACTGCCGTCATCGTTGAATCTCAGGCTCGCAATACCTGGGAAAATGCGCTTAATTCCACCCAAATCATTCAAGCAAAATACCCCAAGGCTTCCTGTGTGCTGATTACCTCGGCTACACACATGCGGCGGGCTCGCGCCTGCTTCCGCAAAGCTGGGCTCGACATCGAATATTATTGCACCGATTACCGCCGCACCAAACTTGGTGGCTGGGCCTGGCTAAAATTTGAACCCGGCGTAATTGGGGATTGGGAAGGTCTGTTTAAGGAATGGGCGGGGATGTTGGTGTACGCGATGAAGGGATACGTTTAA
- a CDS encoding rhomboid family intramembrane serine protease, which yields MEQLNFTTALLVLTGLISWQAFNNRDMYLKLMFVPYEMKRKNDYFRFLTHGMVHADVNHLLFNLITLYSFGIGVEFYFQQYFGQQVGIILYLLFYFSGIILSSLPDYYRHQDNPGYRAVGASGGVAAIVFGYIFMNPWDRVFWVVPAGLYGVLYIIYSIYMDRNSNDNIGHNAHLWGSLYGIVFVYSLLQLMRPEVLSGIFQNYIPF from the coding sequence ATGGAGCAATTAAACTTTACCACCGCGTTGTTGGTCTTGACTGGACTCATTTCCTGGCAAGCCTTCAACAACCGCGACATGTACCTCAAGCTCATGTTCGTACCTTACGAAATGAAGCGGAAGAACGACTATTTTCGTTTTCTCACCCACGGCATGGTGCATGCTGACGTCAACCACCTTTTGTTCAATTTGATCACCTTATACAGCTTTGGAATTGGGGTAGAGTTCTATTTTCAGCAATATTTTGGCCAGCAAGTAGGCATCATTCTTTATTTGTTGTTTTATTTCAGTGGCATCATTTTGTCTTCCTTGCCCGATTATTACCGACACCAGGACAATCCTGGTTACCGGGCGGTTGGGGCATCGGGTGGCGTGGCCGCCATCGTGTTTGGTTACATCTTTATGAATCCCTGGGACCGGGTTTTTTGGGTCGTTCCTGCTGGATTGTACGGGGTACTTTACATCATATACTCTATCTACATGGATCGAAACAGCAATGACAACATAGGGCACAACGCCCACCTTTGGGGGAGTTTGTACGGCATTGTGTTTGTGTACAGTCTTTTACAGCTCATGCGGCCTGAAGTGTTGTCCGGGATTTTTCAAAACTATATCCCTTTTTAA
- the rlmH gene encoding 23S rRNA (pseudouridine(1915)-N(3))-methyltransferase RlmH: MKTTFSYIGKTADKYLEEGIGMYERRLKHYLSYETVLIPDVKNGGKLEAEQLKIKEGEQILQRLKNDDCLILLDERGKLYTSEQFAANMDQWFQAPYKRLVFQVGGAFGFSEAVYQRANYKLSLSAMTFSHQMIRLFFLEQLYRAMTILRNEPYHNS, from the coding sequence ATGAAAACCACCTTCTCCTACATCGGCAAAACCGCCGACAAATACCTCGAAGAGGGCATCGGCATGTACGAGCGCCGCCTCAAGCATTATTTGTCCTACGAAACCGTCCTGATCCCCGATGTGAAAAACGGCGGCAAACTAGAGGCTGAACAACTTAAAATCAAAGAAGGCGAGCAAATTCTACAGCGCCTCAAAAATGACGACTGCCTCATTTTGCTGGATGAACGGGGGAAACTGTACACTTCCGAGCAATTTGCCGCCAACATGGACCAGTGGTTTCAAGCCCCCTACAAGCGCCTCGTTTTTCAGGTCGGCGGTGCGTTTGGCTTCTCCGAAGCGGTATACCAACGCGCCAATTACAAACTTTCACTGTCGGCCATGACCTTTTCTCATCAGATGATTCGTTTGTTTTTTTTGGAGCAACTCTACCGTGCGATGACTATCTTGCGCAATGAACCGTATCACAACAGTTAA
- a CDS encoding vanadium-dependent haloperoxidase has protein sequence MRKYIYSCVLLFTLFACTKKAVVSPEINSRDISNVITQMTDVMIHDVTNPPLAARFFAYTCLAAHEVVALHDSKVPSMQGRLNEFPKIEKPSIAGEYSYPVAAVLAMYETAKKMQPSGKLLDALELKWIDSLQRNGFSKLVLDNSLRYAQAISAQILPYAKADRYNRISNYPRYTPLGTEGTWYPTPPGYFAPVEPYFNTIRPFTLDSAAQFKPVAPVAFSADQKSAFYTQMQEVYAQDLSREKLEIAAFWDCNPFALQDNGHLMVGMKKISPGAHWMGIAGIACAKSKASLAKTVQVYTTLAIGLMDGFYCCWDEKYRSNRIRPETAIRKYIDPKWKPFLQTPPFPEYLSGHSTISAVAAVILTHFFGEDFAYTDTVEERFGLKSRKFSSFQQAAEEAGISRLYGGIHFMDAITNGQKQGEKVGELVVGKLL, from the coding sequence ATGCGGAAGTACATTTACAGTTGTGTATTGCTTTTCACCTTATTTGCCTGTACAAAAAAGGCAGTAGTTAGCCCCGAAATCAACTCTCGTGACATCTCCAACGTCATCACCCAGATGACCGACGTGATGATTCACGATGTGACCAATCCCCCCTTGGCGGCGCGTTTTTTTGCCTATACCTGTTTGGCCGCGCATGAAGTTGTGGCGCTGCACGACTCAAAAGTTCCGTCCATGCAGGGGCGACTCAACGAATTTCCAAAAATTGAAAAACCATCCATTGCTGGCGAGTACTCCTACCCGGTAGCGGCCGTATTGGCCATGTACGAAACGGCAAAAAAGATGCAACCTTCGGGCAAGTTGTTGGATGCATTGGAACTCAAATGGATCGATTCCTTGCAACGGAATGGGTTTTCCAAGCTGGTGCTGGACAATTCGCTACGGTATGCCCAAGCCATCAGCGCCCAGATTTTGCCGTACGCCAAAGCCGACCGCTACAACCGCATCAGCAATTATCCACGGTATACGCCGCTGGGCACCGAGGGAACCTGGTATCCCACTCCTCCCGGTTATTTTGCACCTGTGGAACCCTATTTCAATACCATCCGCCCCTTCACGCTGGATTCTGCGGCACAGTTTAAACCCGTAGCTCCCGTGGCCTTTTCTGCCGATCAGAAATCGGCGTTTTATACACAAATGCAGGAAGTGTACGCCCAGGATTTGAGCCGAGAAAAACTGGAAATCGCCGCTTTTTGGGACTGCAACCCCTTCGCGCTGCAAGACAACGGGCACTTGATGGTAGGCATGAAAAAAATCTCGCCGGGTGCGCATTGGATGGGTATTGCGGGCATTGCCTGTGCAAAAAGCAAGGCCAGTTTGGCCAAAACCGTGCAAGTTTATACCACCTTGGCCATCGGCCTCATGGACGGCTTTTATTGTTGTTGGGATGAAAAATACCGCAGCAACCGCATTCGCCCAGAAACGGCCATCCGCAAGTACATCGACCCCAAGTGGAAACCTTTTCTGCAAACCCCTCCTTTCCCCGAATACCTGAGTGGCCATTCGACCATTTCTGCCGTCGCCGCGGTGATTCTGACCCATTTTTTTGGCGAGGATTTTGCGTACACGGATACAGTGGAGGAGCGTTTTGGGTTAAAATCCCGGAAATTTAGTTCGTTTCAACAAGCTGCCGAAGAAGCAGGAATTTCGCGGCTATACGGCGGAATTCATTTTATGGATGCGATCACGAATGGGCAAAAGCAGGGGGAGAAAGTAGGGGAATTGGTGGTTGGGAAGCTGTTGTAG